A stretch of Pseudophryne corroboree isolate aPseCor3 chromosome 9, aPseCor3.hap2, whole genome shotgun sequence DNA encodes these proteins:
- the LOC134958781 gene encoding paraneoplastic antigen Ma1 homolog codes for MEKLIEEDISDWCCRKGKDPKKCLSIGGNFTEFSDEEITERLAMLYGVFRPKIVDKWIGGLGRTVAVLIETDRELDAEVIPSVVVASEESGRRWSVVWPNTQDREATSAPISAAVGSLQSNSNRGKEGGEGGDAHNSNDNTNENNQFEAVMDRVVTQLERWHYEGSYRRLRIFSGIIPVPAGEETYEAWKEAAVQQTEEWQCPDRIKRQRVVESLRGPAMGIIQAARRSNPNATLDTYFESLDYAYGTLEDVGDLTSRLHHTFQESGEKLSVFLIRLDKLLYKIVDKGGIAKEDVDKSRMKQLLRGASTIDPVAQKLRCSGVREPSPTFNELLKEVKQEEVLIEMREKVVKKVKVVLPVAEINTFEDRILKMMDEQNKKIEQFITSQSTSSTGSSQRYSSDNNPLVRSQGRGNNNYGRGCFRCGRTGHRAFECNARSMNRNNSGTSNESQDREPGSGNGRGRSVDPTQAP; via the coding sequence ATGGAGAAACTTATCGAGGAAGATATAAGTGATTGGTGTTGTAGGAAAGGGAAAGATCCCAAGAAATGTTTAAGTATAGGGGGAAACTTTACGGAGTTTTCTGATGAAGAAATCACAGAGAGATTAGCAATGTTATATGGAGTATTTAGACCCAAGATTGTTGACAAGTGGATTGGAGGATTGGGAAGAACAGTGGCTGTTCTGATAGAGACCGACAGAGAATTGGACGCGGAAGTAATACCCTCAGTAGTGGTAGCTAGTGAAGAGTCTGGGAGGAGATGGAGCGTCGTTTGGCCTAATACGCAGGATAGAGAAGCTACTAGCGCACCCATATCGGCTGCTGTTGGCTCTTTACAGAGCAACTCTAATAGAGGTAAAGAGGGCGGTGAAGGGGGAGATGctcataatagtaatgataataCGAATGAAAACAACCAGTTTGAAGCTGTCATGGATAGAGTGGTGACCCAACTAGAGAGGTGGCATTATGAAGGAAGTTACCGACGGTTGCGGATATTTTCTGGAATTATCCCAGTGCCAGCAGGGGAAGAAACGTATGAGGCTTGGAAAGAAGCTGCGGTGCAACAAACAGAAGAGTGGCAGTGCCCGGATCGCATTAAAAGACAACGAGTTGTAGAAAGCCTGAGGGGACCTGCTATGGGGATCATACAAGCCGCTAGGCGTAGCAATCCCAATGCCACCTTAGATACATACTTTGAGTCATTGGATTATGCATATGGGACGCTCGAAGATGTAGGAGATCTTACTTCCAGACTGCATCATACATTTCAGGAATCAGGGGAGAAGTTGAGCGTATTTTTAATAAGACTAGACAAACTATTATACAAGATAGTAGATAAAGGAGGCATAGCTAAAGAAGACGTTGACAAAAGCAGGATGAAACAACTACTGCGGGGTGCTTCCACTATAGATCCTGTTGCCCAGAAATTGAGGTGTTCGGGTGTTAGAGAACCTTCTCCCACCTTTAATGAATTATTGAAAGAGGTGAAACAGGAGGAAGTGTTAATAGAAATGAGGGAGAAGGTTGTGAAAAAGGTTAAGGTGGTTCTGCCGGTGGCCGAAATCAATACCTTTGAAGATAGAATACTAAAAATGATGGACGAACAGAataaaaaaattgaacagtttatTACATCGCAAAGTACCAGCTCTACGGGTTCTTCTCAAAGGTATTCTAGTGATAACAACCCCCTAGTGAGGAGTCAAGGTCGAGGAAATAATAATTATGGGCGAGGTTGTTTTAGATGTGGAAGAACCGGACACCGAGCCTTTGAGTGTAATGCAAGAAGTATGAACCGAAATAATTCGGGAACCTCAAATGAGAGTCAAGATCGAGAGCCAGGGTCGGGAAACGGTCGGGGGAGGTCTGTGGACCCCACACAGGCCCCCTAG